The Vigna radiata var. radiata cultivar VC1973A chromosome 6, Vradiata_ver6, whole genome shotgun sequence DNA segment aaatttaaaagttgtaagagaaaaaaaataatactttagaTATAAGTTAAtcattaataaacaaaaaagtaattaaaaaatatgaaaaactaaattaagaatgaaagaaacataatagcaaaatgaattaatactttaaatataggttattctttaataataagtatattaaaaatatattagataaaaaatttaattatgactaAAATGTAACTACAGACACCTATTAAAGTAGTAATtgtttatttatcttaaaaattaactaatttataaaataatttttagagaTGCCTATCACGATTtaagttgattaaaaaaaattcatatggaaaataattttgtctatgacaatataaaaagttttttattgttaataaatatatatcattttttaaaataatattattttaagaaataaaagtaaatatatttttctaaatttaactttattaaataaccaactaattaattagaaatcatagagataacattaaaaatgaaaaaatagtattagaaaataataatactttaatataagttattttttagtaatttattaaatgttcaaataattaaaaattataagtaaataaaattaggaataaaaataaagtataaaacaaataagttaatattttaaatataagttattttttataataaatatattaaaaatacattataatttttttagtctcATGTGTCTACAAGAGCACACATGAAAagaaatcattatttatttattttaaaattaaaaaaattttaaaataatttttagaattgcACAtggattaaattatataattcaatgtataattaacattttagaGATTGATatgaattcaaatttgaaaaagcAATAGTTAATTTAagatctaaaataataatttattagatattaaatggtagagttaaaatatattgatattttaattataaatcggtttaaaaacaaatttaattgataaaatagtaaaataaatttttagagagaggtaatatatatatatatatatatatatatatatatatactatcttttaaataatattattttaaaaaataaattaaaataatttttttaaatttaattttattaattatcaaataattgtaagataaaattaaaaatgaaaaaaatagtgtaaaaaaattatactttaaatataaattatttactaaCGATAAAACTACCCTTTCACACATACCAATTAACAACTTCCAGTGGATGACTCTAGTATTTCAAAGAGAATTCATAATTACACTTTTAATATagtaagagaaaaaacaaaagagagatACACAGACatcacattttttattctatagtTATTCAACACCAAAAAagattactttaaatataaaacaaattgaaatgaataaatagaaaaagttataatattaacttAAGCATTAAATACgtatgtttataattttccaaaacaaaatCACTTGTAAGGATCTCCATGgcataataaaagaaagaaagtatacataaatattaagaGTAAATGAAATTAACCATaattaagaaattgaaataTCTTCACTTCATTATATCTCACTGATCAAACCAGTGATCATGGCTGATTTAGTTGTTTAATAATGTGAGtgaacataatttaaaataaccccaaatatcttttatttttcttattcaattattttgtcttttttccaATAAACATATAATGAGAGGGAGCTTGAAGAGTTTGCATGTTGGCATCCACCGCATGAATGTTACATTATCACCTGCATTCATTTGGGTTTGgtgaattaatatataaaagacaCACACACTGTCTTTCAAATGCATAAACGGTTCTCCAATATTGAATCCCCATGGATAAGATCaaatcattttttcttctttattttagaCTACAAAGAAGTTACCTTTCAATTCTTCCATTtccacacatatatatatataaataatcatcCCACATCCTCTGCAAAACTACCCCTCATTGTAGCCAGTTATGTGTTACCTACCGTTTCTAAAGAAACTACTAGTTCTTTAGACCACTTTCTTTCCCTTCTTCAACTCCCATtgatttttctctcatttccaAGCTTCAACACCATGGATAATATTGCGCATTTCTTGTTCGGCATATTCGGTGAGTTTTCCTCACATTTCCATCATTTCCATACCCTTCTTGCCTTTCTTcttgtttcttaattttctttatgtGGTGTAGGGAATGCTTCTGGTTTGTTCCTCTTCTTGGCCCCAATGTATGCTTCTCATAACTCTTATCTTTATCACCCcatcttgttttttttattataattcacAAAAGAATCATCCTTTTGTGTGCGTAGGTTACCCATTTGACAAAATTCATGACAAGTTTGGTTTTTGCAGAGTAACATTCAAGAGGGTCATTGCCAACAAATCCACAGAGAAGTTCTCTTGCGTTCCTTACCCTATGACACTTCTCAACTGTCTCCTTTCTGCTTGGTACCTTTCTCCCTCACTTCTTTACTCAGAATCAAccgtttttcattttattctgcATCATCCTCATATAAATATGATCGGGAAGAGGGACATAATATTTAGTACTTTCAGTTAAGGAAAAAAAAGCTGCATAATTTTGTCAAATCATGGTTGAATTTTCCCTCTCATCGGCTAAATCTTTTCTTAGTGATCATTAATTATTCAGGTTCTTTCTCATAAGATACATGTCTCTGCATATTTTGTAACAGTGAGTTCAATCTGAGAAATGAAAGTTTCTGATTCTTTTGATTGTATTCTACAATACACAGGTATGGTTTACCCTTTGTGTCCCCACACAACATTCTAGTATCAATAATCAATGGCACAGGTGCTGCAATTGAGATCGTATACGTTTTCATCTTCGTGGTGTTTGCACCCAAGAAAGAGAAGGCAAAGATTCTTGGTCTTTTCTCGTTCGTGGTGGCAGTGTTctctggtgttgttgttgtgtcTCTGTTGGCTCTGCATGGAAACACCAGAAAACTCTTCTGTGGCTTCGCTGCTGCAATATTTTCCATCATCATGTATGGGTCACCTCTCTCCATCATGGTAAGCAAACTTCAATTTCTATATCGAATAATTTCATCACATCCTTATCATGTCATCATGGCATGGCCAGCTTGCCCCCTGTCTCTTCATTTTCCCTTTTCCTCTTTTGGCAAGTTACTTTTTCTCATCTTGTCTTTCTTtgttaatcattattttaagaGTGTTCCACATTGTTTTCTTCAGCCACACACAAAGGCTAATATCGAGAACCAAACGTTATTTAAggactaataataaatatacatattcatttatatatatatatatatatatatatatatatatatatatatatatatatatattttgcagtGAGATTTGTTTTCATACTTAGTGTTGTTTGGCATTATGTGTGGGTGCAGAGGCTAGTGATCAGAAGCAAGAGCGTGGAGTTTATGCCCTTCTTTCTGTCACTGTTTGTGTTCCTTTGTGGCAGTTCCTGGTTCATCTACGGTCTACTTGGTCGTGACCCATTTGTGGCTGTAAGTTGCACACCACACAGATTCTTTTATATGCTTCATCAACACAACAGAAACCCTTTTTGTGGTGATGGATATTCATAACTGAACAAACCCTGTTTTGTTACGTACTGTAGGTACCTAATGGCGTGGGTTCAGTCTTGGGAGCGACGCAGctaatactctattttataTACCGTGACAGTAAAAGTGATCCGAAGAAGGCAACGGCAAcggcaaaagaagaagaaggaaccgTGGAAATGCCGAACCATACCAACTCCAATGGAACAGCTACGCAAGAGGAACGCGTATAGAGGGACACCTTCCGGCGTTAAGACCACCACCTCTTTGATTTCGACAgtgctttatacttttgttgttgtttgttgttgttgtctctGTTTTCTCAATGATTTGGATCTTCTTACAGCTTTCGTTTTGATAATGGTTTTGTTAGGTTAGGCATTGTTGCTtgtgtttcttttgtttgttttcttttctttctttctctcccaTGGCGTAAACACTTTTGTGATTCGATGAAgtttgaaagaagaaaggaaaatgtgAATATGTTTTGTTGG contains these protein-coding regions:
- the LOC106764015 gene encoding bidirectional sugar transporter SWEET1; its protein translation is MDNIAHFLFGIFGNASGLFLFLAPIVTFKRVIANKSTEKFSCVPYPMTLLNCLLSAWYGLPFVSPHNILVSIINGTGAAIEIVYVFIFVVFAPKKEKAKILGLFSFVVAVFSGVVVVSLLALHGNTRKLFCGFAAAIFSIIMYGSPLSIMRLVIRSKSVEFMPFFLSLFVFLCGSSWFIYGLLGRDPFVAVPNGVGSVLGATQLILYFIYRDSKSDPKKATATAKEEEGTVEMPNHTNSNGTATQEERV